A single region of the Geobacillus subterraneus genome encodes:
- a CDS encoding GNAT family N-acetyltransferase — protein MIIRPIDVSDAENFLELCKKIDESGFMLFEPGERQTTVEQQSKSIERMLFEPNKMIFVAETENKLVGFLAVIGGDVKRNRHSANVVLGVLEDYQGQGIATKLFNKAFEWAKEVGISRLGLTVMKGNDKAFNLYRKMGFVLEGERVQSLRVGGEFVNEYYLYKLL, from the coding sequence ATGATCATAAGACCGATTGACGTTAGCGATGCGGAAAATTTCTTGGAGTTGTGCAAAAAAATTGATGAATCTGGTTTTATGTTATTTGAGCCTGGCGAACGGCAAACAACGGTTGAACAACAAAGTAAATCGATTGAAAGAATGTTGTTTGAACCGAATAAAATGATCTTTGTTGCTGAAACTGAAAACAAGCTTGTCGGGTTCCTTGCTGTCATAGGAGGCGATGTAAAACGAAATCGACATTCTGCCAATGTTGTTTTGGGAGTTCTTGAAGACTATCAAGGACAGGGCATTGCCACTAAACTATTCAACAAAGCGTTTGAGTGGGCAAAGGAAGTTGGAATTTCGAGATTAGGACTTACGGTCATGAAAGGGAACGATAAGGCGTTCAACTTATATAGGAAGATGGGATTCGTATTAGAAGGCGAGAGGGTTCAATCATTAAGAGTGGGCGGAGAATTTGTCAATGAATATTACCTATACAAACTGTTGTAA
- the menC gene encoding o-succinylbenzoate synthase, with protein MTISIEYVILRHLHMELKSPFTTSFGTFQTKELILVEAVDCDGVSGWGESVAFSAPWYSEETVKTNWHMLEEFLVPLLFSEPLRHPAELPERFAAIRQNNMAKAALEGAVWDLYAKQLGVPLYRLLGGTKREIEVGVSIGIQPTVADLLQVIERYVAQGYRRIKVKIKPGWDVDVIRDVRRAFPDVPLMADANSAYTLADAKRLQALDEFGLMMIEQPLAADDLIDHARLQALLETPLCLDESVRSYDDARKALELGSCRIINIKIGRVGGLEEARRIHDLCLERGVPVWCGGMLEAGVGRAHNIAITTLENFTLPGDTAASSHYWERDIITPEVEVQGGLIRVPDAPGIGYDVDRRQVERYTQFAKLFHCATTA; from the coding sequence ATGACGATCAGCATTGAGTACGTCATATTGCGCCATTTGCACATGGAGTTGAAGTCGCCGTTTACAACGAGCTTCGGCACGTTTCAAACGAAAGAGTTGATTTTAGTGGAGGCGGTCGACTGCGATGGCGTTTCCGGCTGGGGCGAATCGGTTGCGTTTTCCGCCCCGTGGTACAGCGAGGAAACGGTGAAAACGAACTGGCATATGCTTGAAGAGTTTCTCGTGCCGCTCTTGTTTTCGGAGCCGCTTAGGCATCCAGCGGAATTGCCAGAGCGATTTGCCGCCATCCGCCAAAACAACATGGCAAAAGCGGCGCTTGAAGGGGCGGTGTGGGACTTGTATGCGAAGCAGCTTGGCGTTCCGCTTTATCGGTTATTGGGCGGAACGAAAAGGGAGATTGAAGTCGGCGTCAGCATCGGCATCCAGCCGACGGTTGCCGATCTGCTCCAGGTGATTGAGCGGTATGTGGCGCAAGGGTACCGGCGGATCAAAGTGAAGATCAAACCGGGATGGGATGTTGATGTCATTCGCGACGTGCGGCGCGCGTTTCCCGACGTGCCGCTCATGGCGGATGCCAATTCGGCGTATACGCTCGCTGACGCCAAGCGGCTTCAGGCGCTCGATGAGTTTGGGCTGATGATGATCGAACAGCCGCTGGCAGCTGACGATCTCATCGATCATGCGCGATTGCAGGCGCTCCTTGAGACGCCGCTTTGCCTTGATGAAAGCGTTCGTTCCTATGACGATGCACGCAAGGCGCTTGAGCTTGGCAGTTGCCGCATCATCAATATCAAAATTGGGCGTGTCGGCGGATTGGAGGAAGCGAGGCGCATTCATGATCTTTGCCTTGAGCGCGGCGTGCCGGTCTGGTGCGGGGGAATGCTCGAAGCGGGCGTTGGGCGTGCCCACAATATCGCCATCACGACATTAGAAAACTTTACCCTTCCCGGCGATACCGCCGCGTCGTCCCATTATTGGGAGCGGGATATTATCACGCCGGAAGTCGAGGTGCAAGGCGGCTTGATTCGCGTGCCGGACGCCCCCGGCATCGGCTATGATGTCGACCGCCGCCAAGTCGAGCGGTATACACAGTTTGCCAAGTTGTTCCATTGCGCGACGACGGCATAA
- a CDS encoding GNAT family N-acetyltransferase: MPLSLQIIETMEQLKEMAELEADVWGTAPIPLHQTLTAVKNGGIAIGAYADGKLVGFVYSFPGMQNGEVYLCSHMMGIAKPFRDQGIGYRLKMKQAEEARRRGYRVIRWTYDPLQSRNGYLNLAKLGALGVEYVENCYGEMNDALNGQLPSDRFIVEWRLDERPTGERSLAKADLLKARSLTVLEAGQRADGLLRPVLRDIDETAAPLLLAAVPLDFPQLKERDLALALEWRLATRALFQRLLTEGWIAAGAWRRSGEPAMHYIWVRRNE, encoded by the coding sequence GTGCCTCTGTCGCTGCAAATCATTGAGACGATGGAACAGCTAAAAGAAATGGCTGAGTTGGAGGCGGACGTTTGGGGGACAGCGCCAATCCCGCTTCACCAAACGTTGACAGCGGTGAAAAACGGCGGCATTGCGATCGGGGCGTACGCGGACGGAAAACTTGTCGGCTTTGTCTATAGTTTTCCTGGAATGCAAAACGGGGAAGTGTATCTTTGTTCGCACATGATGGGGATTGCCAAACCGTTTCGCGATCAAGGGATCGGCTACCGCTTAAAAATGAAGCAAGCCGAAGAAGCGCGGCGGCGCGGTTATCGAGTCATCCGCTGGACGTATGACCCGTTGCAAAGTCGAAACGGCTATTTGAACTTGGCGAAGCTTGGGGCCCTTGGCGTCGAGTATGTGGAAAACTGCTACGGCGAAATGAATGACGCGTTGAACGGTCAACTGCCGTCCGACCGCTTCATTGTCGAATGGCGGCTTGATGAGCGTCCGACCGGGGAGCGGAGCTTGGCTAAAGCTGATCTTCTCAAGGCCAGAAGTCTGACGGTGCTCGAGGCAGGTCAAAGGGCTGACGGTCTGTTGCGGCCCGTGCTGAGAGACATCGATGAAACAGCGGCGCCGTTGTTGTTGGCTGCGGTTCCGCTTGACTTTCCGCAGCTGAAAGAGCGGGATCTCGCGCTGGCGCTTGAGTGGCGGCTGGCGACGCGCGCTCTGTTTCAGCGGTTGCTCACGGAAGGCTGGATTGCCGCCGGCGCTTGGCGCCGTTCCGGGGAGCCGGCGATGCACTACATATGGGTGAGGAGAAACGAATGA
- a CDS encoding M20 peptidase aminoacylase family protein, whose protein sequence is MKEIVQQMKAELWEIFDHLHRHPEISWEEWQTTEFLRRELEREGYRARTFADCPGVVAEIGAGPFTVGVRSDMDALWQEVNGVWQPNHACGHDAHMTIVLGVAKLLRRIGYEPPGTLRFLFQPAEEKGTGALKMMEKGAVDGMSFLYGVHLRPVQEVKSGYASPAIIHGAAQCIEGRIRGVAAHAARPHLGVNVIEVGSAIVQELSKIHIDPQVPASIKMTKFHAGEKDANTIPDYAEFALDLRAQTNEAMERLVEGLRHVINGVAAIYGADIELVERTRIVAADPDPDAVRLMEEAIITTLGTEKCVPPVVTSGGEDFHFYSFKKPELKTTMLGLGCDLRPGLHHPNMTFRRDDLLSGVEILARVVMNTFATFAPQGENERASVAANH, encoded by the coding sequence ATGAAAGAAATTGTTCAGCAGATGAAAGCGGAGCTATGGGAGATTTTCGATCACCTTCATCGTCATCCAGAAATCAGTTGGGAAGAGTGGCAAACAACCGAATTTCTTCGCCGAGAGTTGGAGCGCGAAGGGTATCGGGCGCGGACGTTTGCCGATTGTCCGGGCGTGGTGGCGGAAATCGGCGCCGGACCGTTTACGGTTGGGGTGCGCAGTGATATGGATGCGCTTTGGCAAGAAGTGAACGGCGTTTGGCAGCCGAACCATGCGTGCGGGCACGACGCTCATATGACGATCGTGCTCGGGGTGGCGAAGCTGCTTCGCCGCATCGGCTATGAGCCGCCGGGGACGCTCCGGTTTTTGTTCCAGCCGGCTGAGGAAAAAGGCACGGGGGCGCTGAAGATGATGGAAAAGGGAGCGGTCGATGGAATGTCGTTTTTGTACGGCGTTCATTTGCGGCCGGTTCAAGAAGTCAAAAGCGGTTATGCGTCTCCGGCGATCATTCACGGAGCGGCGCAATGCATTGAAGGACGGATTCGCGGTGTGGCGGCGCACGCAGCGCGGCCTCATCTAGGCGTCAATGTCATTGAAGTCGGCAGCGCCATCGTGCAGGAGCTCAGCAAAATTCATATCGACCCACAAGTGCCAGCGTCGATCAAAATGACGAAGTTTCACGCCGGTGAAAAAGATGCGAACACGATCCCGGACTACGCGGAATTTGCCCTTGATTTGCGGGCGCAAACGAACGAGGCGATGGAGCGGCTCGTCGAGGGGCTGCGCCATGTGATCAATGGGGTCGCTGCGATTTACGGAGCTGATATTGAGCTTGTTGAGCGGACGCGCATCGTCGCCGCTGATCCTGATCCAGATGCTGTGCGGCTGATGGAGGAGGCGATTATCACGACTTTAGGGACGGAAAAATGCGTTCCGCCGGTCGTGACGTCGGGAGGAGAGGATTTCCATTTTTATTCCTTTAAAAAACCGGAGCTGAAAACAACGATGCTCGGATTGGGCTGCGACTTGCGTCCAGGGCTCCATCACCCGAACATGACGTTCCGGCGCGATGATTTGCTTTCCGGCGTGGAAATTTTGGCGCGGGTTGTGATGAACACGTTTGCGACGTTTGCGCCGCAGGGGGAGAACGAGCGTGCCTCTGTCGCTGCAAATCATTGA
- a CDS encoding threonine/serine exporter family protein, translating to MMIVQLLLSFVASSLFGVIFNIPKRLLPHSGFVGMSGWAMYMAAARSGVDGVAATFAAAFFVAFVSNGFARRYRTPATIFIVSGIIPLVPGGTAFEAMRHVVMNDYNAAISLAAKAFMISGAIAMGLIFSEVVNQLVKRRP from the coding sequence ATGATGATTGTGCAGCTGTTGCTTAGCTTTGTGGCGTCATCGCTGTTTGGCGTCATTTTCAATATTCCGAAACGATTGCTGCCGCACAGCGGATTTGTCGGCATGAGCGGCTGGGCGATGTATATGGCCGCCGCCCGGTCGGGGGTGGACGGTGTCGCCGCCACGTTTGCAGCGGCGTTTTTCGTCGCTTTTGTAAGCAACGGGTTCGCCCGCCGCTATCGAACGCCGGCGACGATTTTTATCGTCTCTGGCATTATTCCCCTTGTGCCGGGCGGAACAGCGTTTGAGGCGATGCGCCATGTTGTCATGAACGATTACAATGCGGCCATTTCACTAGCGGCAAAAGCGTTCATGATTTCTGGGGCGATTGCGATGGGGCTCATTTTTTCTGAGGTCGTCAACCAACTGGTCAAGCGCCGCCCTTAA
- a CDS encoding threonine/serine exporter family protein has protein sequence MTERVDDIVDVCLLAGKLMLESGGETYRVEDTMGRIAASFGVSRSHSYVTPTGIMFSVEGTNVTRFIRISERSTDLSKVALVNHISRRISSGELSLDGARKELERVQQLPLGYPLWQQTAAAAAASACFASLLGGMNHFLPSLLSGGMAFWCFEMMHRFVKIRFFAEFFAAFVAGGIVLLMESAGFVRDVGNMMIGSVMPLVPGLAITNAVRDLMAGHLIAGLSRGAEAFLTAFAIGTGIAFILSIR, from the coding sequence ATGACGGAGCGGGTGGATGACATTGTTGATGTTTGTTTATTAGCGGGAAAATTGATGCTTGAAAGCGGTGGGGAGACGTACCGGGTGGAAGATACGATGGGGCGCATCGCCGCTTCGTTCGGTGTTTCCCGCTCACACAGCTATGTGACCCCAACGGGCATCATGTTTTCCGTTGAGGGAACGAATGTAACACGGTTTATTCGCATTTCCGAGCGTTCGACCGATTTATCCAAGGTGGCGCTTGTCAACCACATTTCCCGCCGCATCAGCAGCGGCGAACTGTCGCTCGACGGAGCGCGCAAAGAACTGGAACGCGTTCAGCAGCTGCCACTCGGTTATCCGCTTTGGCAGCAAACCGCTGCCGCAGCGGCGGCGAGCGCTTGTTTTGCCTCGCTGTTAGGCGGCATGAATCATTTTCTCCCTTCCCTTCTTTCTGGTGGAATGGCGTTTTGGTGTTTTGAAATGATGCATCGGTTCGTGAAAATCCGATTCTTCGCTGAATTTTTTGCCGCTTTTGTCGCCGGTGGGATCGTGCTGTTGATGGAAAGTGCCGGATTTGTCAGGGACGTAGGAAACATGATGATTGGCTCGGTGATGCCGCTCGTGCCGGGGCTGGCGATTACCAATGCGGTGCGCGATTTAATGGCCGGCCATTTGATCGCCGGTTTGTCGCGCGGTGCTGAGGCGTTTTTAACCGCGTTTGCGATCGGCACCGGCATTGCCTTTATTTTATCGATTCGTTAG
- a CDS encoding DUF5667 domain-containing protein: MNKRFSLPRILSTSALAAAVALTPYSPAVFASTGIEGKTDGNTATEADAGVNHDVPVLLPGDFFYFVKTMMEKIELALTFDDAEKAKRLAEFAEERLAEAKALLERGDVEQAKEVLANALKQQDQAWNVYEKTKQADEPSGETAKPDAEALRQQLEEKFSQNITALQAALERVKNPRAKEVLARNIEKAKQKLEAKIEKRLAKQAEQSSQVEEIGDEQTAPTAPAGETEEAKNESAPTAPESIETEKPAAAPVEDDTAVRLDEQTNTAPKADTKSSLTRAIKAEAKGSVRQGVAASAKANGREHQAAAAGKQQAAFRASVSVSQPPKQTAKPQVKNDHSPAHRKQDKEEKNKK, encoded by the coding sequence ATGAACAAGCGATTTTCGCTCCCTCGCATACTATCAACAAGCGCACTTGCCGCTGCTGTTGCGCTCACTCCTTACAGCCCGGCGGTGTTCGCCAGCACAGGAATCGAGGGGAAAACAGACGGCAACACGGCAACCGAAGCAGATGCCGGTGTCAACCACGACGTCCCGGTTTTGTTGCCAGGCGACTTTTTCTACTTTGTCAAAACCATGATGGAAAAAATCGAACTTGCCCTCACGTTTGACGATGCGGAAAAGGCGAAACGGCTCGCTGAATTCGCTGAAGAGCGGCTAGCCGAAGCAAAGGCGCTGCTTGAACGCGGAGACGTCGAGCAAGCAAAAGAAGTGCTCGCCAATGCCCTGAAACAACAAGATCAAGCATGGAATGTGTATGAAAAAACAAAACAAGCGGATGAACCAAGCGGGGAAACCGCAAAACCTGATGCCGAAGCATTGCGCCAACAGCTGGAAGAAAAATTTTCGCAAAACATCACGGCCTTGCAAGCCGCACTTGAACGGGTGAAAAACCCGCGCGCCAAAGAGGTGCTCGCCCGCAACATTGAAAAAGCGAAACAAAAACTGGAAGCCAAAATAGAAAAACGGTTGGCGAAACAGGCAGAACAAAGCAGCCAAGTAGAGGAAATAGGCGATGAACAAACAGCACCGACAGCACCGGCCGGCGAAACGGAGGAAGCGAAAAACGAGAGCGCACCAACGGCTCCTGAATCCATCGAAACAGAAAAGCCAGCCGCTGCACCGGTGGAAGACGATACAGCGGTTCGTCTAGATGAACAAACGAACACCGCCCCCAAAGCAGACACGAAATCGTCGCTGACGCGAGCCATAAAAGCGGAAGCAAAGGGCAGTGTCCGCCAAGGTGTCGCCGCGAGCGCCAAAGCAAACGGCCGGGAACATCAAGCAGCGGCAGCCGGAAAGCAGCAAGCAGCGTTCCGCGCCTCTGTCTCTGTTTCACAACCTCCGAAACAAACAGCCAAACCGCAGGTGAAAAACGACCATTCGCCGGCCCATAGAAAACAAGACAAGGAAGAAAAGAACAAAAAATAA
- a CDS encoding diacylglycerol/lipid kinase family protein, translated as MNLYFMINPAAKNGRSVSIWKQLQPLLDREGIAYQAYWTSRKGEGKEIARRIGEESVEPTVIAAVGGDGTVHEVVNGAGSFPHVAIGCIPAGTGNDFVRGFRLARTSKQALQRLLSDVRLGRVLSFDLGRFASSAVPDGVFANSIGCGFDAHIARMANRSKWKGRLNRFGLGSFIYVFYLVRELFRYQPVDLDICVDGQNYSFLKAWLATVSNHPYYGGGMRIAPSVRADDGLLHVTVVGPMPRWKILALFLTVFWGGHVRMKEVCVFTGRNVRIRPAAPVPIHADGEDAGEGEVFAWIEPGRLRVIGVKTR; from the coding sequence ATGAACCTTTATTTCATGATCAATCCAGCCGCCAAAAACGGCCGGTCCGTGTCCATTTGGAAGCAGCTGCAACCGCTGCTGGATCGGGAAGGAATCGCCTATCAGGCATATTGGACGAGCCGAAAGGGAGAAGGAAAGGAAATCGCCCGACGAATCGGCGAGGAAAGCGTCGAGCCGACGGTGATTGCGGCGGTCGGGGGCGATGGGACCGTGCATGAAGTGGTGAACGGAGCGGGTTCGTTTCCGCACGTTGCGATTGGCTGCATTCCGGCCGGAACGGGAAACGACTTTGTCCGCGGCTTCCGGCTTGCCCGAACATCGAAACAGGCGCTCCAACGGCTGTTGAGTGACGTTCGGCTAGGCAGGGTTTTGTCTTTCGATCTCGGCCGTTTTGCCAGCAGCGCCGTGCCCGACGGCGTGTTTGCCAACAGCATCGGCTGCGGTTTTGACGCCCATATCGCCCGCATGGCCAACCGTTCAAAATGGAAAGGGAGGCTGAATCGTTTTGGACTCGGTTCGTTCATTTATGTGTTTTATTTAGTAAGAGAGTTGTTTCGCTATCAACCGGTTGACCTTGATATTTGTGTGGATGGACAGAATTATTCGTTTTTGAAGGCCTGGCTGGCAACGGTTTCGAATCACCCATACTACGGTGGGGGAATGCGCATCGCTCCGTCCGTCCGGGCCGATGACGGCTTGCTTCATGTGACGGTCGTCGGGCCGATGCCGCGTTGGAAAATTCTTGCGCTGTTTTTAACCGTATTTTGGGGCGGGCATGTACGAATGAAAGAAGTTTGCGTGTTCACTGGTCGGAACGTGCGCATCCGCCCTGCCGCTCCTGTCCCGATCCACGCGGATGGCGAGGATGCAGGAGAAGGGGAAGTATTTGCTTGGATTGAGCCGGGGCGTTTGCGGGTCATTGGCGTGAAAACCAGGTGA
- the murB gene encoding UDP-N-acetylmuramate dehydrogenase encodes MEHAEQIYQRLVEICGERNVLRDEPMKNHTLVRIGGKADFLVWPETYEQVIEVLRLKEEYGLPFTLLGNGSNVIIRDGGLRGIVMQLKHLNRIWREGNNVIAQSGADIKAVSRFALEQHLTGLEFACGIPGSVGGAIMMNAGAYGGEVKDVLDHVKVATLAGELKTLTNEELELGYRTSIISRTHDIVLEVVFSLQPGDYAQIKAKMDDLTFQRESKQPLEYPSVGSVFKRPPGYFAGKLIQDSGLQGKGFGGAEVSTKHAGFIINKNNATAADYIATIDMVRKTVKEKFGVDLELEVKIIGEE; translated from the coding sequence ATGGAACATGCGGAACAGATTTATCAAAGACTCGTAGAGATTTGTGGAGAAAGAAATGTCCTTCGCGATGAGCCGATGAAAAACCATACATTGGTGCGGATCGGCGGCAAGGCCGATTTTCTCGTCTGGCCGGAGACGTACGAGCAGGTCATTGAGGTGTTGCGGCTGAAAGAAGAGTACGGCCTGCCGTTTACGCTTCTTGGCAACGGTTCGAACGTCATCATCCGCGATGGCGGGCTGCGCGGCATTGTCATGCAGCTGAAGCATTTGAACCGCATTTGGCGTGAAGGAAACAACGTGATCGCACAAAGCGGGGCGGATATTAAAGCGGTGTCGCGGTTCGCGCTCGAACAACACCTCACCGGGTTGGAGTTCGCCTGCGGCATTCCGGGATCGGTCGGCGGGGCGATTATGATGAACGCCGGAGCGTACGGCGGGGAAGTGAAAGATGTGCTTGACCATGTCAAGGTGGCGACGCTCGCCGGCGAGTTGAAAACATTGACAAACGAGGAACTGGAGCTCGGTTATCGAACAAGCATCATCAGCCGGACGCATGATATTGTGCTTGAAGTCGTCTTTTCCCTGCAGCCGGGCGACTATGCACAAATCAAGGCGAAAATGGATGATTTAACCTTTCAGCGCGAATCGAAACAGCCGCTTGAGTATCCGTCGGTCGGAAGCGTGTTTAAGCGTCCGCCGGGCTATTTTGCCGGCAAGCTCATCCAAGACAGCGGCCTTCAGGGAAAAGGATTCGGCGGTGCGGAAGTGTCGACGAAGCACGCCGGATTCATCATTAACAAAAACAATGCGACGGCTGCCGATTACATCGCGACGATCGACATGGTGCGCAAAACCGTAAAGGAGAAGTTCGGAGTTGATTTAGAGCTGGAAGTGAAAATTATCGGTGAGGAATGA
- a CDS encoding IMEF encapsulin system ferritin-like cargo protein, producing the protein MYDTLAEVSAILGRSKEALSQFQAILEPTIEKAADDHERLYWHHIYEEEEHRFDRLTALLPKLEEALADEAFLSRENGDFLRLLQDISLEKFGLHNFLEHLDLSLFHYKGTEHEPPITALRDMTAADYQRMKAALETLNRALDVPVSFAAATPTDEKENQKEHLKLAQYAAPPAASPPIRPQEGTRRQLTVGSLKNR; encoded by the coding sequence TTGTACGACACGTTAGCGGAAGTCAGCGCCATTCTCGGCCGGTCGAAAGAGGCGCTCAGCCAGTTTCAAGCGATTTTAGAGCCGACGATTGAAAAGGCCGCGGACGACCATGAACGGCTGTATTGGCATCATATTTACGAAGAAGAGGAACACCGGTTTGACCGTTTGACCGCCTTGCTTCCAAAGTTGGAGGAGGCATTGGCGGACGAAGCATTCTTATCGCGGGAAAACGGCGACTTTTTGCGCCTGTTGCAAGATATCAGCCTTGAAAAATTCGGCTTGCACAACTTTTTGGAGCATCTCGATTTGTCCCTCTTCCACTATAAAGGGACGGAACATGAACCACCCATTACGGCACTGCGCGACATGACCGCTGCGGACTACCAGCGGATGAAAGCCGCTCTCGAAACGCTCAATCGCGCGCTGGACGTGCCGGTTTCCTTCGCCGCCGCAACACCGACGGATGAAAAAGAAAATCAAAAAGAGCATTTGAAGCTAGCGCAATACGCCGCCCCGCCCGCCGCGTCGCCCCCCATCCGTCCACAAGAAGGGACACGGCGTCAGCTGACGGTTGGCAGCTTAAAAAACAGATAA